The following nucleotide sequence is from Chromobacterium rhizoryzae.
TGCCCCATCAGGGGTCAGCATACTTGATGCCGCTCTTCAGGCAGATATTTTTCTGCCACACAGTTGCAAAACAGGCCGCTGCAGCACTTGCAAAGGAAAAGTCATCAGCGGAGAAACTTTCGCCCTCCACGACGAATCTGGCTTAACGCAACAAGAGAAAGATGACGGTTGGGTTCTCACTTGCATTCGCACACCGCTTGAGACCATTGAGCTCGACATAGAAGATCTTCATGTCAAACTCCCCACAAAGAAAACACTTCCGAGCCGCATTCAAACCATAAAAAAACTTACGACTGACATTGCACAAGTTTTGCTTAGACTACCTCCAACGGCCAGTTTTGAGTACCTTCCGGGTCAATACATAGACATCACCAATAATCAAGGCGTCAAGAGAAGCTATTCAATAGCGAACACATTCAAAACCAGCAAACTCATTGAGTTACATATTAAAAACTTCCCCGATGGCGAAATGAGTCAATACTGGTTTAATCTAGCGTCCGAGAACGATCTAATAAGGATAAACGGCCCTCTCGGCACTTTCTTTTTACGAGAATATATAGATATGGACTTGGTCTTCTTTGCCACAGGGACAGGCATTGCCCCTATTAAGTCCATGCTAGAAGATCTTGCAACTAGAACAGGTATAGAAAAACCCAGATCAGTATCACTATACTGGGGAAACAGGGACGTTTCTGATTTTTATTGGAACCCCAAAGAGCTGCCTCTCAATATCAAATACACCCCAGTTCTTTCGAAAAACAATCCTAATTGGGATGGGGCAAAAGGCCACATTCAGGACGTATATCTTTTATCCTCCCCCAATTTGAAAACAACACAATTATACGCATGTGGCTCTGAGGCAATGATTCACGCCGCAGAAAAGCTTTTATTGTCATCCGGCTTAGAAAAGCACAATTTTATGGCTGATGCATTTGTTTGCTCAGCCACAACAGAGTAATGCAAAGGAAACATAGTGAAAGCAGTTATTCTTGCAGGCGGGCTTGGGACTAGAATTAGCGAAGAAACCACAATCAAGCCTAAGCCGATGGTAGAGGTGGGCGGCAAGCCCATTCTTTGGCATATAATGAAAATGTACTCTCAGCATGGGATTAATGACTTTATTATTTGCTGCGGCTACAAGGGCTATTTAATAAAAGAATATTTTGCCAATTACTTCCTACACATGTCGGATGTGACATTCGACATGCGAAGCAATAAGATGGAAGTACATAGCAAACGGGCCGAGCCTTGGACCGTAACATTAGTTGACACTGGCGATAGCTCAATGACCGGCGGACGGCTAAAGCGCATTGCTAATTATGTTGAAAAAGACGAAACTTTCTGCCTCACCTACGGTGATGGAGTCAGCGATGTCAATCTTGAATCCGTTATCGCCTTCCATAAAAGCCATGGCAAAGCCGCTACGCTGACAGCCACCTATCCTCCAGGCCGCTTTGGAGCACTGGATATTAAAGAAGGGCAGGTCCAGAGTTTTATGGAAAAGCCTAAAGGAGATGGCGCCATGATCAATGGCGGCTTCTTTGTGCTCTCGCCAAAGGTACTTAGCTACCTCAAGGATGACAGTACCATATGGGAGCAGGAGCCATTGATGCAGCTGGCGCAAGACGGGGAGCTCATGGCTTATACTCATAATGGTTTCTGGCAGCCGATGGACACTTTACGAGACAAGCACTATCTAGAAAGCCTTTGGAATTCTGGCAACGCTCCATGGAAGAGCTGGTAAAATGACAGTTAATACCGATTTTTGGCATGGGAAGAAAGTTTTCTTAACAGGCCACACCGGTTTCAAGGGTTCTTGGCTCAGCCTATGGCTGCAAATGATGGGGGCCAAGGTATATGGCTTCGCCCTAGCCCCGGCGACAACTCCCAACCTGTTTAGCGAAGCCCAAGTCGCCGCCAACATGGTAAGCGTTCTTGGTGATGTCCGGGACTATCAAGCCGTGCTTGAGGCGATGCAAGCCGCCCAGCCAGAAATCGTCATCCACATGGCGGCACAACCGCTCGTTCGCCTCTCCTACTCAGACCCAGTTACAACCTACTCTACAAACGTAATGGGCACCATTCATGTTCTTGAGGCAGCACGTCAATTAGCGGGCATCAAGGCCATCATCAATGTAACCACCGATAAATGCTACGAAAACAAAGAATGGCTTTGGGGATACCGCGAATCTGAACCGATGGGGGGCCATGATCCTTACAGCAGCAGTAAAGCTTGTGCTGAGTTGGCAACAAGTGCCTATCGACTCTCCTATTTTCAACAGACATCTACCGCACTGGCCTCAGTCCGCGCCGGCAATGTCATCGGAGGGGGGGATTGGTCCAGTGACCGGCTCATACCCGATACACTGCAAGCTTTTGAAAATGATCGTCCTGTTATAATTCGCAACCCACATGCCACCCGTCCGTGGCAGCATGTGCTAGAACCACTAGCTGGCTACCTCACCCTTGCTCAGCATCTGTATGATGAGGGCCAAAGCTACGCAGAAGGGTGGAACTTTGGCCCAGATGATGATGGAGCCCAGCCTGTACAATGGATTGTCGAGAAAATGGTGCAAGAATGGGGCAGAAAAGCACGCTGGGAACATAATTTAGGACATCACCCCCACGAAGCCAATTATCTAAAGCTTGATATTGCAAAGGCCAAAGCAAAACTAGGCTGGCGCCCCCGCTGGGATTTGACACAAGCCCTTCAGAAAATAATCCATTGGCATAGCGAGTGGCTGAATGGAGTGAACGCACACAACCTCTGCCAACAACAGATCACCCAATACATTGAAGCATTGAAAGAATAGTCACCATGACTCAAGCAGCTACCCCTGAAAATTTGCGCGCACAGATTGCCGAACTAGTTCAACAGTACGCAGACATTGTACATGCTCCCAAGCCCTTCCAACCCGGCATAAGCAGTGTCCCGGTTTCTGGAAAAGTCATAGATGCCAGCGAGCTGAAAAACATGGTAGACGCCAGCCTTGATGGATGGCTCACGACTGGTCGCTTTAATGACCAATTTGAGCAACGCTTGGCTGACTACCTAGGTGTTAAGTACCTAATCACCGTCAATTCCGGTTCATCCGCCAACTTGGTAGCTTTCTCCACCCTGACTTCTCCAAGGTTAGGGGAACGAGCAATCAGACCTGGTGATGAGGTAATTGGCGTTGCAGCAGGTTTTCCAACCACAGTCAATCCAATACTACAATTTGGCGCGGTTCCTGTCTTTGTAGATGTCGATCTTGCAAGTCATAATATCGATGCAAGTAAAATCGAAGCCGCCATTAGTCCAAAGACTAAAGCCATTATGCTTGCACACTCTTTGGGAAACCCATTCAATCTAGAAGCGGTAACTGGCATCTGCAAAAAATATGGCCTCTGGCTGGTAGAGGATTGTTGTGATGCGCTTGGCGCCACATACAATGGTCAAATGGTTGGCACATTTGGAGATATCGCCACGCTAAGCTTCTACCCTGCTCATCATATAACAATGGGAGAAGGTGGCGCTGTTTTTACAAACGATGCGGAACTCAAACTAATAGCCGAATCCTTCCGAGATTGGGGCCGAGATTGCTATTGCAAGCCAGGAAAAGACAACACATGTGGACAACGCTTCTGCTGTCAACAAGGTAGCCTTCCATATGGCTACGATCACAAATATACATATAGTCACCTAGGTTACAACCTCAAGATTTCTGATATGCAGGCCGCTTGCGCACTTGCACAGATGGATAAACTTGACGACTTCATCGCCGCTAGAAGGCGAAATTTTTCTTACCTGAAAGATCGTCTACAAAATTGCCTAGAATTTCTCCACTTGCCCGAAGCCACCCCCAACTCGGACCCTTCTTGGTTCGGCTTTCCAGTTATTCTGAAAGAAAATACAGGCTTCAAACGAGTTGATCTTCTCAATTACCTAGATCAACAGAAAATTGGAACACGGTTATTATTTGCGGGCAATTTGACACGCCAACCCTATATGATAGGCAAAAACTATCGTATCAGTGGTGACTTGACAAATACCGACATTGTCATGAATCAAACTTTTTGGCTTGGGGTATACCCTGGTCTAAGCATCAAACACCTTGATTTCGTCGTGGAGAAGTTAGAAGAATTTTTCGGAATTAATTTTTGAAGAAATAAAATGAACGATAAAATATCTAGCAACTTTAATTCAAAAGTACTCCGCAAGCGGGTACTGGATATGGCCTACGCCGGTAATACAGTGCATATCGGCTGCGCCTTTTCAATTATTGAAGTTCTCGCAGTACTTTATCGAAACTGCCTTCGCTACCCAGACAATGATCCAGCCTCCCTCAACAGAGACTATTTAGTACTCAGCAAAGGGCATGGCGTAATGGCCCAATATGCCTGCATCTACGAGAAAGGCTGGATCAATAGTAACGATCTCAAAAATTACTTTGCTGATGGGAGCAGATTAAAAGGACTTTCTGACTCCAGCGTTCCAGGTTTAGAAGTTACGTCAGGCTCATTAGGCCATGGTTTTTCCATAGGAGTAGGTTTGGCTTTAGCCTCTAGCCTCAAAAATAGTTCACAGAAAGTTTATGTTATCGTTGGAGATGGCGAGCTAAATGAGGGACCGATCTGGGAAGGTGCCTTATTCGCAGCCCATCATAAATTAGATAATTTCATGGTCATTGTTGATGAAAATAAATTTCAAGCGATGGGATCTACTGATGAAGTTTTGAATCTAGGAAACTTAGAAAATAAATTTTCCAGCTTTGGCTTTGAAACCATCACGATCGATGGCCATGACGAGTCCGCCATTCATGACACGATTGAAAAACTATGGATGAGTACATCGCCCACACCAAAAGCAATTATTGCAAAAACAACAAAAGGGAAAGGGGTTTCATTTATGGAAAACAATAATATTTGGCACTATACACGCCTAGATGAAAACACTTACAAAAAAGCCATATCCGAGATAGAGGATGGTGCTTAATGAGAAATGCATTCTCTAGCTCATTGCTCCAATTAGCCGAGAGTGACAAACGGGTCTTACTCTTAACGGGCGACCATGGCTACGCACTTTTTGATGATTTCAGAAACAGATGCCCTCAGCAATATATTAATGCAGGCATTGCTGAGCAGAATATGATCGGCATGGCCGCAGGCCTATCTAAAGCCGGTTATATCCCTGTTGTTTATGGGCTTAGCTCATTTGTTCCAATTCGAGTTTTAGAGCAAATTAAGTTAGACTTATCTCACGATAATTTACATGCGATTATTATTGGCGATGGTGCCGGGTTTGTTTACAGCCACCTAGGAACCAGCCATCAGTCAACAGAAGATATTGCCGCAACTCGAGCGATTCCAAATTTAAATATTTACTCTCCCTCAGACCGCCATGAATTAACTTTGTGCATGGAGCACGCTTATAGATCAAAAGCCACGACCTATTTAAGAATTGGAAAATCAGATTTAGGTGACGTGCACCACGCCCCTCTATCAGGTACCCTAGCTAGCTTCTTCGCCGTTCGAAATGGCACACCCGGTGAAATATCTTTTATCGCAACAGGAGCAATGACAAAAACGGCTATAAAAATTGCAGAGTCATTTTTTCCAAATGCAACCGTCTGGAGCGCGCCCAAAATCAAACCGCTAGACGTTGATCAATTAGTTACCATTTGCAAATCCAGCAATATTATTGTGACGTTTGAAGAGCATTCAACTCAAGGGGGGCTGGGGTCAATGATCGCAGAGATATCTACAACTTATGCCCCAATAAAAATACTACGAGTTGGTGTTGAGGACTGCTTTACAAAGTTATGTGGTAGCTATAGTTATTTGCTACAAGAGCAAGGCTTAGACATTACATCTATACAGAAAAAAATTACTACTTTTCTAAAAAGTCCCCCCCAATGACTCCACAATTAAACAATAAGAAAATCCTTATTACCGGAGGAACAGGATTTGTTGGCAGACATATTCTTGATCATTTGATCAAAACAAAAAAAACCACTGACTGCAATATCACAGTCACCATACTAAGCCGATCTCCGGAAGTTTTTTTAAAAAACCACCCCGGTTACGCTAGTTATAAATGGCTTGGCTTTATTAAAGGCGATCTTTTCGATCTCACCAAATACAACCATTTAAAATTTACTGATATCATTCATGCGGCGGCAGACACTCACAAAGAAGGCCCCCCTGATGAATGGTTAAAACAGCTTATCATAGGGACTCAAGCCGTTCTTGATTTCAGCCTAAAGGCAGAGGCCACAAGATTTCTCTTTATAAGCTCGGGAGCGGTATATGGCCCACAACCCAGAGAGCTAAGCCACATCTCAGAAAACTATCTAGGGGCACCTCCAACCACATTGATTAGCAGTATTTATGGCCAAGGCAAACGAATTGCTGAGCAGTTATGTACAGCTTACCTCCAAATGCATGGCCTGGAAACTGTTATTGCTCGATGTTTTGCCTTTGCAGGGGAACATATCCCACTAGATGGACCATATGCAATTGGTAACTTTATAAGGGATGCGTTATTTGGAGACGCCATTTTAATCAAGGGCAATGGGACTGCCGTGAGAAGCTATTTAGATGGTGATGATATGGCAAACTGGTTACTAAACTTACTCGCTATAGGCACACCTGGTGAAGCCTACAACGTTGGATCTGAAGATAGAGTTCGAATAAAAACCTTAGCTCAGCTTGTAGCTAAAACCATATCTCCTGGCAAAAAGATTATTGTGCAGTCCAATTCTTCTGCAATAGAATCCACCTACATACCATCAACAAAAAAAATCCAAGCTCTTGGTGTAGAAAATCACTTTAGCATTTCATCTATTATTGAAAGAACAGCCAATCGACATATTTATCAAAAATAAGCCTAATCAGCCCTTGTTATTCATTGCAAATAATGCTTTGTTAGCATGGCTTTTTTTCAAAATACATAGATTTAATTAAATCAATTAAGACTTGAGGTTTGGCAAGACGCCTAGTTTTTATAACAGCGTCAATTAAAAGTCCACAATATATCCACCCGATAAAATATGCAGCCATTTTCGCTTGACAGTTCCGGAAATATTATTGACAAAACAAAAAACTTAAAAACAGTCGATATTTATATACTCAGCCATAATAGGCCAAATTTTATCGCCGAAGCCATTGACTCCGTCAAAAAACAAACCCTGCAAGAATACAATTTATACATTTCAGATAACTCTACAACCGATGATGTAGAGCGCATCATACGGCAACAGTATGGGGACGTTATATATATCCGTAGGTCAAACTCGTTAAGTGCATTAGCCCATTTCAAAACCATTATTGAAGAAAGCACCGCAGAATTCTTAGTCATGTTTCACGACGATGACGTCATGATGCCACGCTACCTTGAAACATTATTGGGCATCATCACCTCAGACAATGACATTGCTGCAGTCGGGTGTAATGGGCAGATTTTACAAAACAGCAGATTAACAAAAACCATTCTCCTACAAAAGACAGACGGCATAAAGATTATAAATAGTGGGGGCGAATTATTTTTACAATACTGTAGTCCTATCGACCATGTTGCTCCATTTCCTGGCTACATGTATAGATCCTCAAAAATTAAAGGACTATATTTAAATTCGGAATACGGAGGAAAGCACTCCGATGTTTCTTTTTTAATGCAAGTTGCACAAAGAGGTAAGATCATCTGGTCATACGCACCGTTGATTCAATATCGTATTCATGGCAGCAATGATAGCTCAACTATCCATATAAAGCAGCAAGCAAGCTTACTTGGATTTGTATATCAAAACACAAAAATCCAAAAAAAAGATCATGCCATTAAAATTTATAAGCTAAAGTATTTGCTTCATTGGTGGCGATGCAACAAGAATTCCAAGAATAAGGTTTTTGCCAAACGAATCATTTTAAAGGCAATCACTCTCAGACTAATTTCAGCATATCTATGTCGCCCACACATTCTCGCCTCCAAGATTTCCCAATTGGCAAGAAAGTTTTACAATCAACCAAGATGAGCAATATGAAAATAA
It contains:
- a CDS encoding 2Fe-2S iron-sulfur cluster-binding protein yields the protein MFEIKLKNTKCFTAPSGVSILDAALQADIFLPHSCKTGRCSTCKGKVISGETFALHDESGLTQQEKDDGWVLTCIRTPLETIELDIEDLHVKLPTKKTLPSRIQTIKKLTTDIAQVLLRLPPTASFEYLPGQYIDITNNQGVKRSYSIANTFKTSKLIELHIKNFPDGEMSQYWFNLASENDLIRINGPLGTFFLREYIDMDLVFFATGTGIAPIKSMLEDLATRTGIEKPRSVSLYWGNRDVSDFYWNPKELPLNIKYTPVLSKNNPNWDGAKGHIQDVYLLSSPNLKTTQLYACGSEAMIHAAEKLLLSSGLEKHNFMADAFVCSATTE
- the rfbF gene encoding glucose-1-phosphate cytidylyltransferase, with protein sequence MKAVILAGGLGTRISEETTIKPKPMVEVGGKPILWHIMKMYSQHGINDFIICCGYKGYLIKEYFANYFLHMSDVTFDMRSNKMEVHSKRAEPWTVTLVDTGDSSMTGGRLKRIANYVEKDETFCLTYGDGVSDVNLESVIAFHKSHGKAATLTATYPPGRFGALDIKEGQVQSFMEKPKGDGAMINGGFFVLSPKVLSYLKDDSTIWEQEPLMQLAQDGELMAYTHNGFWQPMDTLRDKHYLESLWNSGNAPWKSW
- the rfbG gene encoding CDP-glucose 4,6-dehydratase → MTVNTDFWHGKKVFLTGHTGFKGSWLSLWLQMMGAKVYGFALAPATTPNLFSEAQVAANMVSVLGDVRDYQAVLEAMQAAQPEIVIHMAAQPLVRLSYSDPVTTYSTNVMGTIHVLEAARQLAGIKAIINVTTDKCYENKEWLWGYRESEPMGGHDPYSSSKACAELATSAYRLSYFQQTSTALASVRAGNVIGGGDWSSDRLIPDTLQAFENDRPVIIRNPHATRPWQHVLEPLAGYLTLAQHLYDEGQSYAEGWNFGPDDDGAQPVQWIVEKMVQEWGRKARWEHNLGHHPHEANYLKLDIAKAKAKLGWRPRWDLTQALQKIIHWHSEWLNGVNAHNLCQQQITQYIEALKE
- the rfbH gene encoding lipopolysaccharide biosynthesis protein RfbH encodes the protein MTQAATPENLRAQIAELVQQYADIVHAPKPFQPGISSVPVSGKVIDASELKNMVDASLDGWLTTGRFNDQFEQRLADYLGVKYLITVNSGSSANLVAFSTLTSPRLGERAIRPGDEVIGVAAGFPTTVNPILQFGAVPVFVDVDLASHNIDASKIEAAISPKTKAIMLAHSLGNPFNLEAVTGICKKYGLWLVEDCCDALGATYNGQMVGTFGDIATLSFYPAHHITMGEGGAVFTNDAELKLIAESFRDWGRDCYCKPGKDNTCGQRFCCQQGSLPYGYDHKYTYSHLGYNLKISDMQAACALAQMDKLDDFIAARRRNFSYLKDRLQNCLEFLHLPEATPNSDPSWFGFPVILKENTGFKRVDLLNYLDQQKIGTRLLFAGNLTRQPYMIGKNYRISGDLTNTDIVMNQTFWLGVYPGLSIKHLDFVVEKLEEFFGINF
- a CDS encoding transketolase, which codes for MNDKISSNFNSKVLRKRVLDMAYAGNTVHIGCAFSIIEVLAVLYRNCLRYPDNDPASLNRDYLVLSKGHGVMAQYACIYEKGWINSNDLKNYFADGSRLKGLSDSSVPGLEVTSGSLGHGFSIGVGLALASSLKNSSQKVYVIVGDGELNEGPIWEGALFAAHHKLDNFMVIVDENKFQAMGSTDEVLNLGNLENKFSSFGFETITIDGHDESAIHDTIEKLWMSTSPTPKAIIAKTTKGKGVSFMENNNIWHYTRLDENTYKKAISEIEDGA
- a CDS encoding transketolase family protein, with amino-acid sequence MRNAFSSSLLQLAESDKRVLLLTGDHGYALFDDFRNRCPQQYINAGIAEQNMIGMAAGLSKAGYIPVVYGLSSFVPIRVLEQIKLDLSHDNLHAIIIGDGAGFVYSHLGTSHQSTEDIAATRAIPNLNIYSPSDRHELTLCMEHAYRSKATTYLRIGKSDLGDVHHAPLSGTLASFFAVRNGTPGEISFIATGAMTKTAIKIAESFFPNATVWSAPKIKPLDVDQLVTICKSSNIIVTFEEHSTQGGLGSMIAEISTTYAPIKILRVGVEDCFTKLCGSYSYLLQEQGLDITSIQKKITTFLKSPPQ
- a CDS encoding NAD-dependent epimerase/dehydratase family protein, whose translation is MTPQLNNKKILITGGTGFVGRHILDHLIKTKKTTDCNITVTILSRSPEVFLKNHPGYASYKWLGFIKGDLFDLTKYNHLKFTDIIHAAADTHKEGPPDEWLKQLIIGTQAVLDFSLKAEATRFLFISSGAVYGPQPRELSHISENYLGAPPTTLISSIYGQGKRIAEQLCTAYLQMHGLETVIARCFAFAGEHIPLDGPYAIGNFIRDALFGDAILIKGNGTAVRSYLDGDDMANWLLNLLAIGTPGEAYNVGSEDRVRIKTLAQLVAKTISPGKKIIVQSNSSAIESTYIPSTKKIQALGVENHFSISSIIERTANRHIYQK
- a CDS encoding glycosyltransferase codes for the protein MQPFSLDSSGNIIDKTKNLKTVDIYILSHNRPNFIAEAIDSVKKQTLQEYNLYISDNSTTDDVERIIRQQYGDVIYIRRSNSLSALAHFKTIIEESTAEFLVMFHDDDVMMPRYLETLLGIITSDNDIAAVGCNGQILQNSRLTKTILLQKTDGIKIINSGGELFLQYCSPIDHVAPFPGYMYRSSKIKGLYLNSEYGGKHSDVSFLMQVAQRGKIIWSYAPLIQYRIHGSNDSSTIHIKQQASLLGFVYQNTKIQKKDHAIKIYKLKYLLHWWRCNKNSKNKVFAKRIILKAITLRLISAYLCRPHILASKISQLARKFYNQPR